From the genome of Ectobacillus sp. JY-23, one region includes:
- a CDS encoding xanthine phosphoribosyltransferase codes for MLLLQEKIKNEGKVLSDYVLKVDSFLNHQIDPELMQKIGKEFARRFATEEITKIVTIESSGIAPAVMAALEMGVKVVFARKRKSLTLHDAYTAKVYSFTKQETNEIVVAKEHLQSSDRVLIIDDFLANGQAALGLVELVQQAGASIAGIGIVIEKSFQEGRSLLEKAGFRVESLAEVVSLTNGTVAFKQEEGALV; via the coding sequence ATGTTACTGCTGCAAGAAAAAATCAAGAACGAAGGAAAGGTACTATCAGATTATGTATTAAAGGTAGATTCCTTCTTAAATCATCAAATTGACCCAGAGTTGATGCAAAAAATTGGCAAAGAGTTTGCACGCCGCTTTGCAACTGAAGAAATTACAAAGATTGTAACTATTGAGTCATCAGGTATTGCTCCGGCAGTCATGGCTGCACTTGAGATGGGGGTTAAGGTTGTATTTGCCAGAAAAAGAAAGTCGTTGACATTGCATGATGCATATACCGCAAAAGTGTATTCCTTCACTAAACAAGAAACAAACGAGATAGTAGTAGCGAAAGAGCATTTGCAGAGCAGTGACCGAGTTTTAATTATTGATGACTTTCTTGCAAATGGACAGGCTGCGTTAGGGTTGGTTGAGCTTGTACAGCAAGCAGGTGCTTCAATTGCCGGAATTGGTATTGTAATTGAGAAATCATTTCAAGAGGGAAGAAGCTTGCTTGAAAAAGCTGGTTTTCGTGTAGAATCTTTGGCTGAAGTGGTTTCACTTACAAACGGGACAGTTGCTTTTAAACAGGAAGAAGGTGCACTCGTATGA
- a CDS encoding carboxypeptidase M32 produces the protein MEMNIYEIEQQFLAYVKKMMNYEEALNLMFWDLRTGAPKNGVEQRSEVISMLSTEIFAMSTSEEMKGYLNALEGQELSVNTQKMLEECKKDYDRNKKIPESEYTAYVKLQAKTESVWETAKEQSDFAMFQPYLEEIVAYKKKFIEYWGYNTYKYDTLLDMYEPGMTTEVLDRVFGQLRERIVPLVKQIATSNKMLKTKPLQEYFPKEKQRELSLELLRQLDYNFDAGRLDETVHPFAITLNPGDVRITTKYDESDFRTAVFGTIHECGHAVYEQNISSELVGTPLCDGTSMGIHESQSLFFENFIGRNKQFWHKNYSLLKSYSSGQFDDMSIDDFYDAINESKPSLIRIEADELTYALHIMVRYEIEKGLFDGDLEVKDLPRVWNEKMEQYLGIRPQTDAQGVLQDVHWAGGDFGYFPSYALGYMYAAQFKHKMLQDLPHFDELLAAGDIKPIREWLTNRIHQYGKLKKPLDILHDVTGEGLNATYLADYLEEKYKAIYQLT, from the coding sequence ATTGAGATGAATATATACGAAATAGAGCAACAATTCTTAGCTTATGTAAAAAAAATGATGAATTATGAAGAAGCGTTAAACCTAATGTTTTGGGATCTGCGCACAGGGGCTCCGAAAAATGGTGTAGAACAACGCTCTGAAGTGATCAGTATGCTTTCAACAGAGATATTTGCTATGTCAACCTCTGAAGAGATGAAAGGCTATCTTAACGCTCTAGAAGGACAGGAATTGTCTGTTAACACACAAAAAATGCTAGAAGAGTGTAAAAAAGATTATGATCGGAACAAGAAAATTCCAGAGTCTGAATATACAGCATATGTTAAATTGCAGGCTAAGACGGAGAGTGTATGGGAAACAGCAAAGGAACAATCGGACTTTGCTATGTTTCAACCTTATTTAGAAGAAATTGTTGCTTATAAGAAGAAGTTTATTGAATATTGGGGCTATAACACCTATAAATATGATACGCTTCTTGATATGTATGAGCCAGGCATGACAACAGAGGTGCTAGACCGTGTGTTTGGTCAATTGCGTGAGCGGATTGTACCGCTTGTGAAACAAATTGCAACGTCTAACAAGATGTTAAAAACAAAGCCTTTGCAAGAATACTTTCCAAAAGAGAAACAGCGCGAACTTAGCTTAGAACTGCTTCGACAATTGGACTACAACTTTGATGCAGGTAGACTGGATGAAACGGTACATCCATTTGCTATTACATTAAACCCGGGAGATGTGCGTATTACAACGAAGTACGACGAGTCTGATTTTCGTACCGCTGTATTTGGAACTATTCATGAATGTGGACATGCGGTATACGAACAGAATATCTCATCTGAACTTGTTGGAACACCGCTTTGTGATGGTACCTCAATGGGGATTCATGAGTCGCAGTCATTATTTTTTGAAAACTTTATCGGGCGTAATAAACAGTTTTGGCATAAGAATTACAGCCTGTTAAAATCGTATAGCTCAGGTCAGTTTGATGATATGTCAATAGATGATTTTTACGATGCAATTAATGAATCGAAGCCGTCTTTAATCCGAATTGAAGCAGATGAACTGACGTATGCGCTACATATTATGGTACGTTATGAAATTGAAAAAGGTCTGTTTGACGGAGATTTAGAAGTGAAAGATTTGCCGCGTGTTTGGAATGAGAAAATGGAACAATATTTGGGCATTCGCCCGCAAACTGATGCGCAAGGTGTATTGCAAGACGTGCACTGGGCCGGCGGTGATTTTGGTTATTTTCCTTCCTATGCCCTTGGTTATATGTATGCGGCGCAGTTTAAACATAAAATGCTGCAGGATTTACCCCATTTTGATGAATTACTTGCTGCAGGGGACATTAAGCCCATTCGTGAGTGGTTAACAAACCGCATTCATCAATATGGGAAATTAAAGAAGCCGCTTGATATCTTGCATGATGTAACAGGAGAAGGGTTGAATGCTACGTATTTAGCGGATTATTTAGAAGAAAAATATAAAGCAATTTATCAGCTTACATAA
- a CDS encoding ATP-dependent DNA helicase — MVIREKLPFEVGKQDNFYEKLNEWIGDVFYDILPETGFELRDEQIFMAFQLDRAFREKKVMFAEAGVGTGKTIVYLLYAICYARYTGKPAIIACADETLIEQLVKEEGDIAKLSRALNLNIDVRLAKSMENYLCLKKIEGVMEGMPSEAIEDAYDTLPEFVFDHGTLQTFEPYGDRKEYPLLNDEEWSQVSFDYFQDCSTCDKRHRCGQTLSRDYYRKATDLIICSQDFFMEHVWTFEARKREGQIPLLPEGSCVIFDEGHLVEYAAQKALTYRLKETMMEDLLTRLLQNDIRQEFAELIEDSIAQASDFFYTLKQHTNATDSHRLEIARTDNLIREAKRLYKKVEEIGDALVFESELYTVDQYDLNIVDEHLDMLEHSLKLFIHEDKVISWAEESEGALTLIIMPRAVEEVLREKVFAKNIPYIFSSATLSENASFDFMAKTMGVTDYLSFSVASPFDYEEQMKVYLPNNETFAAKVSYAVREIEKIKGRTLILFRTKEELQRFKQEIDQHNVTVPFLYEGDQEISQLVSRFQNEEETVLCAVHLWEGLDIPGSSLSHVIIWSLPYPPNDPVFEAKRSSVTNSFLEVDLPYMILRLRQGIGRLIRTSEDEGKISIFLGADELPAVTEAVKKALPVAGEMLQ; from the coding sequence ATGGTGATACGAGAAAAGCTTCCATTTGAAGTTGGAAAACAAGACAACTTTTATGAAAAATTGAATGAGTGGATTGGCGATGTATTTTATGATATTTTACCTGAAACGGGATTTGAACTTCGTGATGAACAAATTTTCATGGCGTTCCAGTTAGATCGTGCATTTCGAGAGAAAAAAGTCATGTTTGCGGAAGCGGGTGTAGGCACTGGAAAAACGATTGTTTACTTGCTGTATGCTATTTGTTATGCGCGTTATACAGGAAAGCCTGCTATTATTGCTTGTGCAGATGAAACGCTGATAGAGCAATTGGTGAAGGAAGAGGGAGATATCGCAAAATTATCGCGTGCTCTTAACTTAAATATAGATGTTCGTTTAGCAAAATCGATGGAAAATTATCTTTGCTTAAAGAAAATTGAAGGTGTCATGGAAGGGATGCCTTCTGAAGCCATTGAGGATGCATACGATACTTTACCAGAATTTGTATTTGATCATGGCACATTACAGACTTTTGAGCCGTATGGTGATCGTAAAGAATATCCACTTTTAAACGATGAAGAGTGGTCACAGGTTTCTTTTGATTATTTCCAGGATTGCTCCACTTGTGATAAAAGACATCGCTGCGGTCAAACGTTATCTCGTGATTACTATCGTAAGGCGACAGATCTTATCATATGCTCACAAGACTTTTTTATGGAGCATGTGTGGACGTTTGAAGCAAGAAAGCGAGAAGGACAAATCCCGTTGCTGCCGGAAGGAAGTTGTGTAATTTTTGATGAGGGTCATCTAGTTGAATATGCAGCGCAAAAAGCATTAACATATCGTTTAAAAGAAACTATGATGGAAGATTTATTGACGCGCTTGCTGCAAAATGATATTCGCCAAGAGTTTGCGGAGCTTATTGAAGACTCGATTGCACAAGCAAGTGATTTCTTTTACACTCTAAAACAACATACAAATGCAACTGATTCGCACCGTTTAGAGATTGCTAGAACAGACAATTTAATTCGAGAAGCAAAACGTCTTTATAAAAAGGTAGAAGAGATTGGCGACGCGCTGGTATTTGAAAGTGAGTTGTATACAGTTGATCAATATGATTTAAATATTGTGGACGAGCATTTAGATATGTTGGAGCACTCCCTAAAGCTTTTTATACATGAAGATAAAGTCATTTCATGGGCAGAAGAAAGTGAAGGTGCACTCACTTTAATTATTATGCCGCGTGCCGTGGAGGAAGTACTTCGTGAAAAAGTATTTGCTAAAAATATTCCGTACATTTTCTCATCGGCCACTCTTTCTGAAAATGCATCATTTGATTTTATGGCAAAAACAATGGGCGTGACAGATTACTTATCTTTCTCGGTTGCCTCTCCGTTTGACTATGAGGAGCAAATGAAGGTATATTTACCAAACAATGAAACCTTTGCAGCGAAAGTATCTTATGCAGTCAGAGAGATTGAAAAAATAAAGGGACGAACATTAATCCTATTCCGCACAAAAGAGGAATTGCAGCGGTTTAAACAGGAAATAGATCAACATAACGTTACCGTACCATTTTTGTATGAAGGTGACCAAGAGATCAGTCAGCTTGTTTCTCGCTTCCAAAACGAAGAAGAAACAGTGCTGTGCGCAGTTCACTTATGGGAAGGACTTGATATACCGGGTTCTTCATTATCACATGTTATTATTTGGTCATTACCGTATCCACCGAATGATCCAGTATTTGAAGCGAAGCGAAGCAGTGTCACCAACTCGTTCTTAGAAGTGGATTTACCGTATATGATTTTACGCTTGCGTCAAGGTATTGGTCGTCTTATCAGAACAAGTGAAGATGAGGGGAAAATTTCCATTTTCTTGGGTGCAGATGAATTGCCTGCAGTAACCGAAGCGGTAAAGAAAGCATTGCCTGTTGCTGGAGAAATGCTACAATAA
- a CDS encoding DUF3921 family protein, protein MRDRFIEFDMIQRAIHHTQRVITENACHELEIAKEQYLMALSHETLVEAQYLKYIIE, encoded by the coding sequence ATGCGAGATCGTTTTATTGAATTTGATATGATTCAGAGGGCCATTCATCATACGCAGCGTGTTATTACAGAAAATGCTTGTCATGAGCTAGAGATTGCTAAGGAGCAATACTTAATGGCGCTATCACATGAAACACTTGTGGAGGCCCAATATTTAAAATATATCATAGAGTAA
- a CDS encoding class I SAM-dependent RNA methyltransferase produces MNKITLIATAAMGLEALVAREVRDLGYECQVDNGKVTFEANIDAICRANLWLRTADRIKIKVGEFKATTFDELFEKTKALNWDDYIPENAEFPVIGKSVKSKLFSVPDCQGIVKKAVVEKLRHTYKRSTWFEETGPLYRIEVALLKDVATLTIDASGIGLHKRGYRVGQGEAPLKETLASALIMLTNWQADRPFVDPFCGSGTIPIEAAMIGQNIAPGSNRTFASENWDWIGKERWNLARQEAEDLAKYDQPLEIIGSDIDHRMVRVSQDNADEIGLGDSISFKQMQVKDFTTKEEYGYVVTNPPYGERLSEKPLVEKLYTDFGRVFTALDTWSVYVLTSHEQFEAFYGKAASKKRKLFNGFIRTDYYQYFGKRPPKQ; encoded by the coding sequence ATGAATAAAATTACATTAATTGCAACAGCTGCTATGGGCTTAGAAGCACTTGTTGCTCGTGAAGTTCGTGATCTTGGTTATGAGTGTCAAGTAGATAATGGCAAAGTTACGTTTGAAGCTAATATAGATGCTATTTGCCGTGCCAATTTGTGGTTGCGTACGGCAGATCGTATTAAAATTAAAGTAGGAGAGTTTAAAGCTACTACCTTTGATGAGTTGTTTGAAAAAACAAAAGCTTTGAACTGGGACGATTATATCCCGGAAAACGCTGAGTTTCCTGTTATCGGAAAGTCTGTTAAATCAAAATTATTTAGTGTCCCGGATTGTCAAGGTATTGTGAAAAAGGCAGTAGTAGAAAAGTTACGCCATACGTATAAGCGCTCTACATGGTTTGAAGAGACAGGGCCTTTATATCGCATTGAAGTAGCTCTTTTAAAAGATGTGGCTACACTGACAATCGATGCGAGTGGCATTGGGTTACATAAGCGTGGCTATCGAGTTGGACAAGGCGAAGCACCACTGAAAGAAACGCTTGCATCGGCTTTAATTATGCTCACCAACTGGCAAGCAGATAGGCCGTTTGTCGATCCGTTTTGTGGATCTGGTACAATCCCTATCGAGGCGGCCATGATTGGACAAAATATTGCACCGGGTTCCAATAGAACATTTGCATCTGAAAATTGGGATTGGATTGGTAAGGAGCGATGGAACCTTGCTCGCCAAGAGGCAGAAGATTTGGCCAAATATGATCAACCTCTTGAAATTATCGGCTCTGATATTGATCATCGCATGGTCCGCGTGTCGCAAGATAATGCAGATGAAATTGGGCTCGGTGACTCTATCAGTTTTAAACAAATGCAGGTTAAGGATTTTACAACAAAAGAGGAATACGGCTATGTTGTGACGAATCCCCCATATGGAGAACGTTTAAGTGAAAAGCCCCTTGTGGAAAAACTATATACCGATTTTGGTCGTGTCTTTACAGCACTTGATACATGGTCTGTATATGTATTGACCAGTCATGAACAGTTCGAAGCGTTTTATGGAAAAGCCGCTTCCAAGAAGCGCAAATTATTTAACGGGTTTATACGTACCGATTACTATCAATACTTTGGAAAACGACCACCAAAGCAATAG
- the gpsB gene encoding cell division regulator GpsB yields the protein MLSDKLKLTAKEILEKEFKTGIRGYQQEEVDKFLDMVIKDYETFHQELESLQQENARLKRLLEEQKLKPSPVASTPPVYNNTNTDILRRLSNLEKAVFGSKLYD from the coding sequence ATGCTTTCCGATAAATTAAAATTAACAGCGAAAGAAATTTTAGAAAAAGAATTTAAAACAGGAATTCGCGGCTATCAACAAGAAGAAGTTGATAAATTCTTGGATATGGTTATTAAAGATTATGAAACATTTCATCAGGAATTGGAGAGTTTGCAACAGGAAAATGCCAGATTGAAGCGATTGCTTGAAGAACAGAAATTAAAGCCATCACCAGTCGCATCTACCCCTCCTGTGTACAATAATACTAATACTGATATTCTGCGTAGACTATCGAATTTGGAGAAGGCTGTATTTGGTAGTAAGCTATACGATTAA
- a CDS encoding DUF1273 domain-containing protein produces MRILAVTGYKPFEIGIFSQKHPAIAYIKTAIRHALLSFLEEGLEWVIISGQLGVELWAAEVVFELQMDFPELKVGVFTPFLEQEEKWNEANKEYYEFVMSQVDHIDSITKKKYEHPQQFQMKTRFFIEKSEALVAVYDEEKEGSPKFMVQEARKQQNYPCYLIDFAELQSIMEEEQWKQQEWE; encoded by the coding sequence ATGAGAATACTTGCAGTAACAGGGTATAAACCATTTGAAATAGGTATTTTTTCTCAAAAGCATCCCGCAATAGCATATATAAAAACAGCAATTCGTCATGCTTTGCTTTCTTTTCTTGAAGAGGGCTTAGAGTGGGTGATAATTAGCGGACAGTTAGGTGTAGAGCTTTGGGCTGCAGAAGTGGTATTTGAGTTGCAAATGGATTTTCCTGAATTAAAGGTGGGTGTGTTTACTCCTTTTTTAGAGCAGGAGGAAAAATGGAATGAAGCAAATAAAGAATACTACGAATTCGTGATGTCGCAAGTAGATCATATAGATAGTATTACGAAGAAGAAATATGAGCATCCCCAACAATTTCAAATGAAAACCCGCTTTTTTATTGAAAAGAGTGAAGCGCTTGTAGCGGTGTACGATGAAGAAAAGGAAGGCAGTCCTAAGTTTATGGTACAAGAAGCCCGTAAGCAACAGAATTATCCGTGCTACTTAATTGACTTTGCAGAGCTGCAAAGTATTATGGAAGAGGAACAATGGAAACAGCAAGAATGGGAGTAA
- a CDS encoding spore coat protein — MYCNPCFGGPSFVSPAVTGPVNTLPPVVHPTKHCVTNTFSTTVVPHIHPTHTTIVNNQTIQNQHYFPQTQSAVTQVQQTNVPGFGPAPFVPGQVAGAMAPGFGPGFGPGGQVAGAMAPGFGPGFGPGFGPGFGPGGQVAGAATGNMGPNANMVGGMFKK, encoded by the coding sequence ATGTATTGTAATCCTTGTTTTGGAGGGCCTTCCTTCGTTTCTCCGGCTGTAACAGGGCCGGTAAACACATTGCCACCTGTCGTCCATCCGACAAAGCATTGTGTCACAAACACATTTTCTACAACAGTTGTACCACACATTCATCCAACACACACGACAATTGTTAATAATCAAACTATTCAAAACCAACATTACTTCCCGCAAACACAATCAGCTGTGACGCAAGTGCAACAGACAAACGTTCCTGGTTTTGGTCCAGCACCGTTTGTACCAGGTCAAGTAGCAGGTGCTATGGCGCCTGGCTTCGGTCCTGGCTTCGGTCCTGGTGGTCAAGTAGCAGGTGCTATGGCGCCTGGCTTCGGTCCTGGCTTCGGTCCTGGTTTCGGTCCTGGTTTTGGTCCTGGTGGTCAAGTAGCAGGTGCCGCAACAGGAAATATGGGCCCAAATGCAAACATGGTTGGCGGTATGTTTAAAAAGTAA
- a CDS encoding YppG family protein, whose translation MFPHQQGPYMYNMHPFEPYQAPQVNYYQPFQISQMNSPMFYPPQPQAAWNPYTPYPTMNKQNYKKQQQGQFSSVVSQFKTADGNYDINKMMNTAGQMMNAMNQVTGLVKQVGGFFIK comes from the coding sequence ATGTTTCCGCATCAACAAGGTCCTTATATGTACAATATGCACCCATTCGAACCGTATCAAGCCCCACAAGTTAACTATTATCAGCCCTTTCAAATATCGCAGATGAATTCACCTATGTTTTATCCGCCGCAGCCTCAAGCCGCTTGGAATCCCTATACACCGTATCCAACCATGAACAAACAAAATTATAAAAAACAACAACAAGGGCAATTTTCCAGTGTAGTATCTCAATTCAAAACGGCTGATGGTAATTATGACATTAATAAAATGATGAATACAGCAGGGCAAATGATGAATGCAATGAATCAAGTTACTGGGCTTGTCAAGCAGGTAGGGGGATTTTTTATTAAGTAA
- a CDS encoding YppF family protein, with product MTLGELRTLFIGLKQYEPVDSNELLDFARQRYLKGEIALLQYRDMIRELEALGAKKPDYELEGIIHSHI from the coding sequence ATGACATTGGGAGAGCTTCGTACATTATTTATTGGATTAAAGCAATATGAGCCTGTAGATTCAAACGAATTGCTCGATTTTGCACGACAACGCTATTTAAAGGGAGAGATAGCTTTACTTCAATATCGTGATATGATTCGTGAATTGGAAGCATTAGGTGCAAAAAAGCCAGACTATGAATTAGAAGGTATCATTCACTCACACATATAA
- a CDS encoding DUF1798 family protein, with protein sequence MSQLLFYTNEVFQKNEEILKIFYKRMEQTADFYTDIKPFVEQTDELVKKWKKEAVEWVRAEKPRFIHIIQIEQAYENLQRNALECFMPHTKVRRFLETHRAIAYVLNNIIDEVN encoded by the coding sequence GTGAGTCAATTATTATTTTATACGAATGAAGTTTTTCAAAAGAATGAGGAAATACTAAAGATATTTTATAAAAGAATGGAACAAACAGCAGATTTTTATACAGATATTAAGCCTTTTGTAGAGCAAACTGATGAATTGGTAAAAAAATGGAAAAAAGAAGCTGTGGAATGGGTGCGTGCAGAAAAACCTCGTTTTATTCATATTATACAGATTGAGCAGGCCTATGAAAATTTGCAGCGAAACGCATTAGAATGCTTTATGCCCCATACGAAGGTAAGGCGGTTTTTAGAAACACATAGAGCTATTGCATATGTTCTAAACAACATCATTGACGAAGTGAATTAA
- a CDS encoding DUF2515 domain-containing protein, giving the protein MHGGEYEAIQKRRNNTLWTEQDKAIINEIEALTWKGNVDNIARTHAYQEYYLQYPHVQWAFLASMVSRNAGWNMADLEGKYYPKMLSKDVRKRLFLTYERANWFIFSDAYPQLLVYAYSVRANKALFYLLQAFSVSVFMEREWELFWKEGNENRMMTALIINEQHMIQKPVIEHPYFKKHVFNSVLFKFQELLHFSAVLFPTVSGKLYGFSVHEFVDVHKRIELGKRLAWLLFHPQYNQQFEVFATETVHTGSRMDYEQYFPFVKEPDTPILRDVYPIIPHQRHKMEDWFSTNEVLALFEPVEEQKQFDLTDWFLIKQKQLHVFSAFEQFLYRDE; this is encoded by the coding sequence GTGCATGGAGGTGAGTACGAAGCAATTCAAAAGCGTAGAAATAACACATTGTGGACTGAGCAAGATAAAGCAATAATTAATGAAATAGAAGCTTTAACATGGAAAGGAAATGTTGATAATATTGCACGTACACACGCGTATCAAGAGTATTACTTACAATATCCGCATGTACAGTGGGCGTTTTTGGCCAGCATGGTGTCTCGCAATGCGGGATGGAATATGGCTGACTTAGAAGGTAAGTACTATCCAAAAATGCTTTCAAAGGATGTAAGAAAGCGTTTGTTTTTAACATATGAACGCGCTAATTGGTTTATTTTTTCAGATGCTTATCCGCAACTGTTAGTGTATGCGTATTCAGTACGTGCTAATAAGGCCTTATTTTATCTGCTTCAAGCGTTTTCCGTTTCTGTTTTTATGGAACGAGAGTGGGAGTTGTTTTGGAAAGAAGGAAATGAAAATAGAATGATGACAGCACTTATTATAAATGAGCAACATATGATTCAAAAGCCTGTAATCGAACATCCTTATTTTAAAAAACATGTATTTAATTCAGTACTATTTAAGTTTCAAGAGTTGCTGCACTTTAGTGCAGTATTATTTCCGACTGTAAGCGGAAAGCTGTATGGGTTTTCAGTGCATGAATTTGTCGATGTACACAAAAGGATAGAGCTTGGTAAACGTTTAGCATGGCTACTGTTTCATCCGCAATATAACCAGCAATTTGAGGTGTTTGCCACGGAAACGGTTCATACAGGTTCCAGAATGGATTATGAACAATATTTTCCATTCGTAAAAGAGCCGGATACACCGATTCTGCGAGATGTGTATCCCATTATCCCACATCAGCGTCATAAAATGGAGGATTGGTTTAGCACCAATGAAGTACTTGCATTATTTGAACCTGTAGAAGAACAAAAGCAGTTTGATCTAACAGACTGGTTTTTAATTAAACAAAAGCAACTGCATGTATTTTCTGCTTTTGAACAATTTCTCTATCGGGATGAGTGA
- the recU gene encoding Holliday junction resolvase RecU, which translates to MTIRYPNGKIYNNVTHNTPVKNHTYSNRGMSLEEELNETNAYYTEHSIACIHKKPVPIQIVKVDYPQRSAAVIKEAYFKQPSTTDYNGVYKGRYIDFEAKETQNKTSFPLQNIHPHQIQHIKQVLAHNGIAFFIIKFAHHDETYFLKGQDIVRFWTRHEEGGRKSITKQEIELCGHRIKSGFHPRIDYIPILDMLYFS; encoded by the coding sequence ATGACCATTCGCTATCCCAACGGTAAAATATATAACAATGTCACTCATAATACACCCGTAAAAAACCATACTTATAGTAACAGAGGAATGTCGCTGGAAGAAGAGTTAAACGAAACCAATGCTTATTACACAGAGCATAGCATTGCCTGTATACATAAAAAGCCCGTTCCTATTCAAATTGTAAAAGTGGATTATCCGCAAAGAAGCGCGGCCGTTATTAAAGAGGCATATTTCAAACAACCTTCTACAACCGATTATAACGGGGTGTATAAAGGTCGATATATTGACTTTGAAGCAAAAGAAACACAGAATAAGACCAGCTTCCCATTACAAAATATTCATCCCCACCAAATTCAACATATTAAGCAAGTGCTTGCTCATAATGGCATAGCATTTTTTATCATTAAGTTTGCACACCATGATGAAACCTATTTTTTAAAGGGCCAAGATATCGTTCGATTTTGGACAAGACATGAAGAGGGTGGGCGCAAATCCATTACCAAACAGGAAATTGAGCTATGCGGACATCGAATTAAATCAGGGTTCCACCCCCGCATTGATTATATTCCTATACTAGACATGCTGTATTTTTCGTGA